The following proteins are encoded in a genomic region of Necator americanus strain Aroian chromosome II, whole genome shotgun sequence:
- a CDS encoding hypothetical protein (NECATOR_CHRII.G6244.T1), protein MSIRSHSSTSLPEGFTAADGYRTSTTNKSVLINTLARLFTRYLSECKIPKQLKTSKTVLLYKKGDPHDIGNYRPICLLSVIYKLFTRVILNRIEKVLDEGQPCEQAGFRKGFSTIDHIHTVSKLIEVSREYKMPLCLTFIDFKKAFDSVETEAVVEALDNQGVPTQYIKVLRELHSNFTTGISPFYKNIIIDVKRGVR, encoded by the exons ATGAGTATTAGATCGCACAGTAGCACTAGTCTGCCCGAAGGTTTCACAGCCGCTGATGGTTATCGAACGTccacaaca AATAAgtcagtactcatcaacactctggcgaggctctttacacgttatctgtcggaatgcaagattCCTAAACAGttgaagaccagcaagactgtgttgctgtataagaagggagatccacatgacatcggcaactatcgcccaatctgcttactgtccgtcatctacaagctctttacaagagtgatccttaacaggattgaaaaagtcttggatgaaggacagccatgcgagcaagcagggtttcgaaaaggattcagcacgattgaccacattcacactgtttcgaaactcatcgaggtatcacgagagtacaagatgccgctctgtctcaccttcatcgactttaagaaggccttcgactcagttgagactgaagcggtcgtggaagctttggacaaccaaggcgtccctactcagtacataaaggtacttcgagagttgcacagtaacttcacgaccggaatttcgccattctacaagaacatcatcattgacgtgaagaggggggtccgatag
- a CDS encoding hypothetical protein (NECATOR_CHRII.G6243.T1) produces MRKLEWDDMGVKVDGRQLHHLRFADDIVLITPSISQSERMLTEFDETCGCIGLQLNLQKTMFMRNGWVSDAPFTLNGTNISECTSYVYVGRELNMMNDLTPELGRRRRAAWGAFKSIEDVVKKTRNTRLLAHLFNITALSAFTCASETRALRKQEENALSVIEHPIERVTLGVSRFRQARDGIRSSLRRQRSKIRDMAVLAKESKIKWAAHVMRFNGNRWTRAVSDWVPSDIKRTTGRPPTQWSNFFAKSFKENYDVPRVPHGRRNHWATLACDQDK; encoded by the coding sequence atgcgaaagttggaatgggacgacatgggagtgaaggttgatggtcggcagctacaccatttgcgctttgctgatgacatcgtactgataacacctagcatcagccaatcggaacgaatgctgaccgaattcgacgaaacatgtggatgcatcggtcttcagctgaatctacaaaagacgatgttcatgcggaacggatgggtctcggatgccccattcacgctcaacggaacgaacatatccgaatgcaccagctacgtttatgtgggtcgggaactaaacatgatgaacgacctgacccccgagctgggcaggaggagacgagcggcttggggagcgttcaagagcatcgaggatgtagtgaagaagaccaggaacacccggctccttgctcacctcttcaacatcaCCGCACTTTCTGCTTTTACCTGTGCTTCGGAAACCcgggcacttcgcaagcaggaagaaaacgcgttgagcgtcattgaacacccaattgagagagtgacgcTAGGAGTATCTCGTTTCAGGCAAgcgagggacgggattcgaagttctctccgaCGTCAGCGGTCGAAAATTAGAGACATGGCCGTGTTAgctaaggaaagtaaaataaagtgggcagcacacgtgatgcgctttaacggcaaccgttggaccagagccgtgagcgactgggttcccagcgatattaagcgcactacaggaagaccgccgacccagtggtcaaatttcttcgcgaagtccttcaaagaaaattatgatgttcCTCGTGTCCCGCACGGAagaaggaaccactgggcgactctggcatgCGACCAGgacaaatag